The following are encoded together in the Thiobacillus sp. SCUT-2 genome:
- a CDS encoding very short patch repair endonuclease: MAGIRGKNTKPERLVRSYLHRAGLRFRLHAGGLPGKPDLVLKKYRTVVFVHGCFWHSHPRCKYAVVPSSNVEFWKKKLDANRSRDQRNRRELRALGWRVLTIWECQLDERHLVGLVEKIKTND, translated from the coding sequence ATGGCGGGAATACGTGGGAAGAACACGAAGCCTGAAAGGTTGGTTAGAAGCTATTTGCATCGGGCCGGTCTGAGATTTCGCCTGCACGCAGGGGGCCTTCCGGGAAAGCCAGATCTCGTCTTAAAGAAATATCGGACCGTTGTTTTCGTACATGGGTGTTTTTGGCATAGCCACCCTCGATGTAAGTATGCGGTCGTACCATCCAGCAATGTTGAATTCTGGAAGAAGAAGTTGGACGCGAATCGAAGCCGGGATCAACGGAACAGGCGTGAGCTGAGGGCGCTCGGCTGGAGAGTGCTCACGATCTGGGAGTGCCAACTGGATGAGAGACATCTTGTCGGCCTCGTCGAGAAAATAAAAACCAATGATTGA
- the dcm gene encoding DNA (cytosine-5-)-methyltransferase, with the protein MATVLQTGPDRGMAARYLSAALQIHKQAEIARHLGVDARTVRRWVVEQSVPAHYAFGLQRLLPMEFPFPDNASFTFIDLFAGIGGIRMAFEDLGGHCVFTSEWDGYAQKTYAENYPGGHQINGDITQVAASDIPDHDVLLAGFPCQPFSIAGVSKKNALGRAHGFACETQGTLFFDVARIIEEKRPRAFLLENVKNLVSHDKGRTFDVIRRTLSDELGYHVQYRVIDGAHFVPQHRERIIIVGFREPTSFDFDALPMPAKGGHTMQEILHKVDGTEPNLPWDGDRFFNHSSCSVNEKYTLTDKLWAYLQGYAEKHRAKGNGFGFGLVTQDSVARTLSARYYKDGSEILVYQGESKNPRRLTPRECARLMGFPDTFRIPVSDTRAYKQFGNSVVVGVMAHVAKLMQPMLTANNREPELPLRYRSL; encoded by the coding sequence ATGGCCACAGTCCTGCAGACCGGCCCCGACCGTGGCATGGCAGCGCGCTACCTCAGTGCGGCGCTACAGATTCACAAGCAAGCAGAGATCGCCCGTCACTTGGGCGTGGATGCGCGTACGGTTCGGCGCTGGGTGGTTGAGCAGTCGGTACCTGCACACTATGCCTTTGGTCTGCAGCGTTTGCTGCCCATGGAGTTCCCGTTCCCTGACAACGCTTCTTTTACGTTTATCGATCTCTTTGCGGGTATTGGCGGTATCCGCATGGCGTTTGAGGACCTAGGAGGCCATTGTGTATTTACTAGTGAGTGGGACGGCTACGCGCAAAAGACCTACGCGGAAAATTACCCGGGTGGGCATCAGATTAACGGCGATATAACGCAGGTCGCGGCGTCCGATATTCCCGATCATGATGTCTTGCTTGCTGGTTTCCCCTGTCAGCCGTTTTCAATAGCTGGCGTCAGCAAAAAAAATGCTCTCGGGCGTGCGCACGGATTCGCGTGCGAAACACAGGGTACCTTGTTCTTCGATGTAGCTCGGATTATCGAGGAAAAGCGACCACGTGCCTTTCTACTTGAGAACGTCAAGAATCTCGTGTCGCATGATAAAGGTCGAACGTTCGACGTAATACGGCGGACGCTGTCGGATGAACTTGGTTATCACGTCCAATATCGGGTGATTGATGGGGCACATTTCGTACCTCAGCATCGTGAGCGCATCATAATCGTCGGCTTTCGCGAGCCGACGAGCTTTGATTTTGATGCCCTGCCGATGCCCGCTAAGGGGGGGCACACAATGCAGGAGATATTGCACAAGGTGGATGGCACCGAACCTAATTTGCCATGGGACGGGGACCGTTTCTTCAACCATTCGTCATGCTCGGTTAACGAAAAATACACATTGACCGACAAGTTATGGGCTTATTTGCAGGGGTACGCGGAGAAACACCGGGCCAAGGGCAACGGTTTCGGCTTTGGGCTGGTTACTCAGGATTCCGTGGCGCGTACCTTGTCTGCCCGCTATTACAAGGATGGATCGGAAATCCTTGTCTATCAAGGAGAAAGCAAAAATCCACGCAGGTTGACGCCACGTGAGTGTGCTCGATTAATGGGCTTTCCCGACACATTTCGGATTCCTGTTTCCGATACCCGTGCATACAAACAATTCGGCAATTCGGTTGTTGTAGGTGTGATGGCGCATGTTGCAAAGCTTATGCAGCCGATGTTGACAGCCAACAACCGGGAACCTGAACTCCCACTTCGATATCGATCTTTGTAA
- a CDS encoding pyridoxal phosphate-dependent aminotransferase produces the protein MELSRRVQAIKPSPTLAVTARAAALKASGRDIVGLGAGEPDFDTPQHIKDAAIAAINTGFTKYTAVDGTPSLKQAIIAKFKRDNGLDYGPKQILVSCGGKQSFFNLVQAVINPGDEVIIPAPFWVSYPDIVILADGKPVIVEAGIEQGFKITPAQLEAAITPKTRLFVINSPSNPTGAVYSKAELAALGEVLRKHPQVLIASDDMYEHIRLNDAPFVNILNACPDLYERTLVLNGVSKAYAMTGWRIGYAAGPEAILRAMTNVQSQSTSNPTSISQVAAEAALNGDQGCIAPMLAAFKARHRYVVDALNAIPGFKCVDSGGAFYAFADVRPAIQTLLSRDVIEQGSDIAFSEYLLESADVAVVPGSAFGTEGYIRLSFATSQANLEKALKRIAQAVA, from the coding sequence GTGGAACTCTCCCGCCGCGTTCAGGCCATCAAGCCCTCGCCCACCCTGGCCGTCACCGCCCGCGCCGCCGCGCTGAAGGCGTCCGGCCGCGACATCGTCGGTCTCGGCGCCGGCGAACCCGATTTCGACACCCCGCAGCACATCAAGGACGCGGCGATCGCCGCGATCAACACCGGCTTCACCAAGTACACCGCGGTCGACGGCACGCCGAGCCTGAAGCAGGCGATCATCGCCAAGTTCAAGCGCGACAACGGCCTCGATTACGGCCCCAAGCAGATCCTGGTTTCCTGCGGCGGCAAGCAGAGCTTCTTCAACCTCGTGCAGGCGGTGATCAACCCCGGCGACGAGGTCATCATCCCGGCGCCGTTCTGGGTCTCCTACCCCGACATCGTCATCCTCGCCGACGGCAAGCCGGTGATCGTCGAGGCCGGCATCGAGCAGGGCTTCAAGATCACCCCGGCGCAACTCGAAGCGGCGATCACGCCGAAGACGCGCCTCTTCGTCATCAACAGCCCGTCGAACCCGACCGGCGCGGTGTACTCGAAGGCCGAACTCGCGGCGCTCGGCGAGGTGCTGCGCAAGCACCCGCAGGTGCTGATCGCGTCCGACGACATGTACGAGCACATCCGGCTCAACGACGCGCCCTTCGTCAACATCCTCAATGCCTGCCCCGACCTCTACGAGCGCACCCTGGTGCTGAACGGCGTGTCCAAGGCGTACGCGATGACCGGCTGGCGCATCGGCTACGCCGCCGGCCCGGAAGCGATCCTGCGCGCGATGACCAACGTGCAGTCGCAGTCGACCTCCAACCCGACCTCGATCTCGCAGGTCGCCGCCGAGGCGGCGCTCAACGGCGACCAGGGCTGCATCGCGCCGATGCTCGCCGCCTTCAAGGCGCGCCACCGCTACGTCGTCGACGCGCTCAACGCCATCCCCGGCTTCAAGTGCGTCGACAGCGGCGGCGCGTTCTACGCCTTCGCCGACGTGCGCCCGGCAATCCAGACCCTGCTCTCGCGCGACGTCATCGAGCAGGGCAGCGACATCGCCTTCTCCGAATACCTGCTGGAATCGGCCGACGTCGCCGTCGTGCCCGGCTCGGCCTTCGGCACCGAAGGCTACATCCGCCTTTCGTTCGCGACCTCGCAGGCCAACCTCGAGAAGGCGCTCAAGCGCATCGCGCAGGCCGTCGCCTGA
- a CDS encoding YhjD/YihY/BrkB family envelope integrity protein yields the protein MRTPALAPARGTLAWLLQLGYTTWRLFSRNGLTNHAAATAFYFLLSATPLLLLLSYALQLLGHIAENSVPATILMAALYEQLQLEHLTALGFIPRQTQLAAGGVGLVTLLLSSRGLVNAVNGAFKVIFPEQNRRNVVVSWVLPLVILPVLFLLMGLAALAQTTLSFLARNDFIGAGNAHVLQALNSAFGFAMVWALLFAAYWRLPRQHPRARDAAAFALGAAASLAALLLLSGVFFKLESYRSLYGALGGVVFVLIGGYFAFLLLYLWAQALYAYGKADITALEKLFLAGSGAGAGKLEGYVFGDTQRLLAKYGQVHPPGHALIEEGDDSKTAYFLYAGRAAVYKNVDGGRRRLGELNEGQLFGEMAYLLNEKRTASVVADGEITVLALPPQILEELMRHSAPLSRRIIDILCQRLERMNLASPG from the coding sequence ATGCGCACTCCCGCCCTCGCCCCCGCGCGCGGCACGCTCGCCTGGCTGCTGCAGCTCGGCTACACGACCTGGCGCCTGTTCAGCCGGAACGGCCTGACCAACCACGCGGCGGCCACGGCGTTCTATTTCCTGCTCTCCGCCACGCCGCTCCTGCTGCTGCTCAGCTACGCCCTGCAGCTGCTCGGCCACATCGCCGAGAACTCCGTCCCCGCGACGATCCTGATGGCGGCGCTCTACGAGCAGCTGCAGCTGGAGCATCTCACCGCACTCGGCTTCATCCCGCGCCAGACCCAGCTCGCCGCCGGCGGGGTCGGCCTCGTCACCCTGCTGCTGTCGTCGCGCGGGCTCGTCAACGCCGTCAACGGGGCGTTCAAGGTGATCTTTCCCGAGCAGAACCGCCGCAACGTGGTGGTGTCGTGGGTGCTGCCGCTCGTCATCCTGCCCGTGCTGTTCCTGCTCATGGGACTGGCCGCGCTGGCGCAGACCACGCTCAGCTTCCTCGCCCGCAACGACTTCATCGGCGCCGGCAACGCGCACGTGCTGCAGGCGCTCAACTCGGCATTCGGCTTCGCCATGGTGTGGGCCCTGCTGTTCGCCGCCTACTGGCGGCTGCCGCGCCAGCATCCGCGTGCGCGCGACGCCGCCGCCTTCGCGCTGGGCGCCGCCGCCAGCCTCGCCGCGCTGCTGCTGCTGTCCGGCGTGTTCTTCAAGCTGGAGAGCTACCGCAGCCTGTACGGCGCGCTGGGCGGCGTCGTGTTCGTGCTGATCGGCGGCTACTTCGCCTTCCTGCTGCTCTACCTGTGGGCGCAGGCGCTCTATGCCTACGGCAAGGCCGACATCACGGCGCTGGAAAAGCTCTTCCTCGCCGGCAGCGGCGCCGGCGCCGGCAAGCTCGAAGGCTACGTCTTCGGCGACACCCAGCGCCTGCTCGCCAAGTACGGCCAGGTCCATCCGCCGGGCCATGCCCTGATCGAGGAAGGCGACGACTCGAAGACCGCCTATTTCCTCTACGCCGGACGCGCCGCCGTCTACAAGAACGTCGACGGCGGCCGCCGCCGCCTCGGCGAGCTCAACGAGGGCCAGCTGTTCGGCGAGATGGCCTACCTGCTCAACGAGAAGCGCACCGCCTCCGTCGTCGCCGACGGCGAGATCACCGTGCTCGCCCTGCCGCCGCAGATCCTCGAAGAACTCATGCGCCATTCCGCCCCGCTGTCGCGCCGCATCATCGACATCCTGTGCCAGCGCCTGGAGCGCATGAACCTGGCCAGCCCCGGGTGA
- a CDS encoding ferritin-like domain-containing protein, with the protein MSSRIQVPSTSSAPVDDAPDLETRRSFLGKFGLVLSGAAIALLAGRDVLAKGAKSAGSDVTILNSALGAELEAIAAYQVGAESGLLQKPVLDLAVTFQGHHKAHADLLAKTIAKLGGKPVSAKEKYTFPVDTLKTQNDVLRFAAMLEKGAVSAYLGAVPIFDNRDLAKAAGSILGDEAMHWAILRNALGESPVPVAFMS; encoded by the coding sequence ATGTCTTCACGCATTCAAGTACCCAGCACTTCATCTGCCCCGGTCGATGACGCACCGGACCTGGAAACACGTCGTTCCTTCCTCGGGAAATTCGGGCTCGTGCTCTCCGGCGCGGCGATCGCCCTGCTGGCCGGACGCGACGTCCTGGCAAAAGGGGCGAAGTCCGCCGGCTCCGATGTGACCATTCTGAACAGCGCACTGGGCGCGGAGCTCGAGGCAATCGCCGCATACCAGGTGGGGGCGGAAAGCGGCCTGCTGCAAAAACCCGTGCTCGATCTCGCCGTGACATTCCAGGGACACCACAAGGCGCATGCCGATCTGCTCGCAAAAACCATCGCCAAACTGGGCGGCAAGCCCGTGTCGGCAAAGGAGAAATACACCTTCCCGGTGGATACGCTGAAGACCCAGAACGACGTGTTGCGCTTCGCGGCCATGCTCGAGAAGGGCGCCGTCAGTGCCTATCTGGGCGCGGTGCCGATCTTCGACAACCGCGATCTGGCCAAAGCAGCCGGCAGCATCCTCGGCGACGAGGCGATGCACTGGGCGATCCTGCGCAACGCGCTGGGCGAGTCGCCCGTGCCTGTTGCATTCATGTCGTGA
- a CDS encoding low molecular weight protein-tyrosine-phosphatase has product MAVRVLFVCMGNICRSPMAEGMFRKAVREAGLESRVETDSAGTHAYHVGSPPDPRAQQAIRQRGEDISDLRGRKVADADFERFDYILVMDGDNYERLIERAPSRHHGKIRRLLSFSRKWPNLDVMDPYYGGPQGFEENLDMIEDAVRGLLREIASDSGANAR; this is encoded by the coding sequence ATGGCTGTCAGGGTTCTTTTTGTCTGCATGGGCAATATCTGTCGCTCGCCGATGGCGGAAGGCATGTTCCGCAAGGCGGTGCGCGAGGCGGGGCTGGAAAGCCGGGTCGAGACCGATTCGGCGGGCACCCACGCCTACCACGTGGGCTCGCCGCCCGATCCGCGCGCACAGCAGGCGATCCGCCAGCGCGGCGAGGACATCAGCGACCTGCGCGGGCGCAAGGTGGCGGACGCCGATTTCGAGCGCTTCGACTACATCCTGGTGATGGACGGCGACAACTACGAGCGCCTGATCGAGCGTGCGCCGTCCAGGCACCACGGCAAGATCCGCCGCCTGCTGTCGTTCAGCCGCAAATGGCCCAATCTCGACGTGATGGATCCGTATTACGGCGGGCCGCAGGGCTTCGAGGAGAACCTCGACATGATCGAGGATGCGGTCCGGGGCCTGCTGCGCGAAATTGCCTCCGACTCGGGCGCAAACGCCCGATAG
- the uvrB gene encoding excinuclease ABC subunit UvrB gives MFVTFPNSPFRLFQPFPPAGDQPAAIERLVEGIEDGLSFQTLLGVTGSGKTYTMANVIARTGRPALIMAPNKTLAAQLYAEMREFFPENAVEYFVSYYDYYQPEAYVPARDLFIEKDSSINEHIEQMRLSATKSLLERRDTVIVCTVSAIYGIGDPSDYHSMILLLRQNEKLSQREVIARLTQMQYERNDVEFTRGHFRVRGDVIDIFPAEHAETAIRVELFDDVVETLHLFDPLTGQILQKVARFTVFPSSHYVTPRETTLRAIEAVKVELRERLEWYYANNKLVEAQRLEQRTRFDIEMMVELGFCKGIENYSRHLSGRKPGEPPPTLIDYLPKDALMIIDESHVTVTQVGGMYKGDRSRKENLVDYGFRLPSALDNRPLKFEEFEALMPQTVFVSATPAKYEAEHAGQIVEQVVRPTGLVDPVVEVRPVTTQVDDLMSEARKRIAAGERVLVTTLTKRMAEDLTDYLAEHGIKVRYLHSDIDTVERVEIIRDLRLGEFDVLVGINLLREGLDIPEVSLVAILDADKEGFLRSERSLIQTIGRAARHLNGTAILYADKITDSMRKAIGETERRRAKQLAFNAEHGIVPRGVVKRIKDIIDGVYDADATRQELKAAQTAAEYKVMDEKSLTKKVKKIEKEMQDAAKNLEFEKAAVLRDQLKELKALLFGVEERE, from the coding sequence GTGTTCGTCACCTTCCCCAATAGCCCCTTCCGGCTGTTCCAGCCCTTCCCGCCGGCCGGCGACCAGCCGGCCGCGATCGAGCGCCTGGTCGAGGGGATCGAGGACGGCCTGTCGTTCCAGACCCTGCTCGGGGTGACCGGCTCGGGCAAGACCTACACGATGGCCAACGTCATCGCCCGTACCGGGCGGCCGGCGCTGATCATGGCACCGAACAAGACGCTGGCGGCGCAGCTTTACGCCGAAATGCGCGAGTTCTTCCCCGAGAACGCGGTCGAGTATTTCGTCTCCTACTACGACTACTACCAGCCCGAGGCCTACGTGCCGGCGCGCGACCTGTTCATCGAGAAGGACTCGAGCATCAACGAGCACATCGAACAGATGCGGCTCTCGGCGACCAAGTCGCTGCTCGAGCGGCGCGACACGGTCATCGTCTGCACCGTGTCGGCGATCTACGGCATCGGCGACCCGTCCGACTACCACAGCATGATCCTGCTGCTGCGGCAGAACGAGAAGCTCTCGCAGCGCGAGGTCATCGCGCGGCTGACGCAGATGCAGTACGAGCGCAACGATGTCGAGTTCACGCGCGGGCATTTCCGCGTGCGCGGCGACGTCATCGACATCTTCCCGGCGGAACACGCCGAGACCGCGATCCGCGTCGAACTGTTCGACGACGTGGTGGAGACGCTGCACCTGTTCGACCCGCTGACCGGGCAGATCCTGCAGAAGGTCGCGCGTTTCACCGTGTTCCCGTCGAGCCATTACGTCACCCCGCGCGAGACCACGCTGCGCGCGATCGAGGCGGTCAAGGTCGAGCTGCGCGAACGGCTCGAGTGGTACTACGCCAACAACAAGCTGGTCGAGGCGCAGCGGCTCGAGCAGCGCACCCGCTTCGACATCGAGATGATGGTCGAGCTCGGCTTCTGCAAGGGCATCGAGAACTACTCGCGGCATCTGTCCGGACGCAAGCCGGGCGAGCCGCCGCCGACGCTGATCGACTACCTGCCGAAGGACGCGCTGATGATCATCGACGAGTCGCACGTCACCGTCACGCAGGTCGGCGGCATGTACAAGGGCGACCGCTCGCGCAAGGAAAACCTCGTCGACTACGGCTTCCGCCTGCCGTCCGCGCTCGACAACCGGCCGCTGAAGTTCGAGGAATTCGAGGCGCTGATGCCGCAGACCGTCTTCGTCTCGGCGACGCCCGCGAAGTACGAGGCCGAGCACGCCGGCCAGATCGTCGAGCAGGTGGTGCGGCCGACGGGCCTGGTCGACCCGGTGGTCGAGGTGCGGCCGGTCACGACCCAGGTCGACGACCTGATGAGCGAGGCGAGGAAGCGCATCGCCGCCGGCGAGCGCGTGCTCGTCACCACGCTGACCAAGCGCATGGCCGAGGACCTGACCGACTATCTCGCCGAGCACGGCATCAAGGTGCGCTACCTGCACTCGGACATCGACACCGTCGAGCGCGTCGAGATCATCCGCGACCTGCGGCTCGGCGAATTCGACGTGCTGGTCGGCATCAACCTGCTGCGCGAGGGCCTCGACATTCCCGAGGTGTCGCTGGTCGCCATCCTCGACGCCGACAAGGAAGGCTTCCTGCGCTCCGAGCGCTCGCTGATCCAGACCATCGGCCGCGCCGCCCGCCACCTCAACGGCACCGCCATCCTCTACGCCGACAAGATCACCGACTCGATGCGAAAGGCCATCGGCGAGACCGAGCGCCGCCGCGCCAAGCAGCTCGCCTTCAACGCCGAGCACGGCATCGTCCCGCGCGGCGTGGTCAAGCGCATCAAGGACATCATCGACGGCGTCTACGACGCCGACGCCACGCGCCAGGAACTCAAGGCCGCGCAGACCGCCGCGGAATACAAGGTCATGGACGAAAAGTCCCTGACCAAGAAGGTCAAGAAGATCGAGAAGGAAATGCAGGACGCGGCGAAGAACCTGGAGTTCGAGAAGGCCGCCGTGCTGCGCGACCAGTTGAAGGAGCTGAAGGCGCTGCTGTTCGGGGTGGAGGAGCGGGAGTAG
- a CDS encoding MvaI/BcnI family restriction endonuclease has protein sequence MVPIEAYDFFPAIEIGDPNQNATTRFQAFDAIGGREQTLSFKYYQRYPERRVTCLNGNFNDQDQGFRLAVFVKAKHADGTVGYYADVLRERAEPEFARMCSLLFGDAVRLSEGLFALLAVDASTFVPDEAINDLLARFDDISGRGWVDSLRGGDTGIGYTFETLLGIEENNDRRADFRGIEIKCKQASETGGRGGKINLFQQGPTWDGRLTAIQRLRQLGQADEQGRYACYSQVTTTANNLGLWLDQTATPGQIDLLKETTRFGYWPFDVLEERLREKHSRAVFVKAKVRTSAAGQRFHYDELIYCERPSIEHFNNLVQSRRIVFEFLMSEKEGGRVRNHGYPWRLAGEEFLSELFTLQLKLR, from the coding sequence TTGGTTCCTATCGAGGCATACGATTTCTTTCCTGCCATTGAAATAGGTGACCCGAATCAGAACGCGACGACGCGCTTCCAGGCTTTTGATGCCATCGGTGGGCGAGAGCAGACACTTTCATTCAAGTACTACCAGCGCTATCCGGAGCGCCGTGTTACCTGCCTGAATGGAAATTTCAATGACCAGGACCAAGGCTTCCGGCTCGCAGTTTTTGTTAAAGCCAAGCATGCCGATGGCACTGTCGGTTACTACGCGGATGTCTTGAGGGAACGAGCGGAGCCAGAGTTTGCCCGCATGTGTTCCTTGCTGTTTGGTGATGCTGTTCGTCTGAGCGAAGGGCTGTTCGCGCTGCTGGCCGTCGATGCGTCCACATTCGTTCCGGATGAGGCAATTAACGACCTTCTAGCGCGCTTTGATGACATATCTGGACGTGGCTGGGTGGACTCGCTGCGGGGGGGAGATACGGGTATTGGATATACCTTCGAGACGCTGTTGGGGATTGAGGAGAACAATGACCGGCGAGCGGATTTCAGGGGTATTGAGATAAAGTGCAAGCAGGCCAGTGAGACGGGTGGGCGAGGAGGAAAAATCAACCTTTTTCAACAGGGGCCAACGTGGGATGGCCGCTTGACGGCGATCCAACGATTACGCCAGCTTGGCCAGGCAGATGAACAGGGGCGCTACGCTTGCTATTCGCAAGTGACCACGACAGCCAACAACCTCGGGCTGTGGCTTGACCAGACGGCGACCCCGGGGCAGATCGATTTGCTGAAGGAGACGACGCGGTTCGGATATTGGCCATTCGATGTGCTTGAAGAGCGGCTTCGTGAGAAGCATTCACGTGCGGTCTTCGTGAAGGCAAAGGTTCGCACGTCTGCTGCGGGGCAACGTTTTCACTATGACGAATTAATCTACTGCGAGCGACCATCAATCGAGCACTTCAATAATCTCGTTCAATCAAGGCGCATCGTGTTTGAATTTCTGATGTCTGAAAAGGAGGGGGGCCGCGTTCGTAATCACGGCTATCCGTGGAGACTGGCAGGCGAAGAGTTTCTAAGTGAGCTATTTACCCTGCAGCTGAAGCTCCGGTAG
- a CDS encoding c-type cytochrome yields the protein MRAQALLGIALAVAAGGAVAKGEPIGDPKAGEAVYARCAACHALTYNRTGPKHCGLLGRRAGSVAGFEYSAAMKRANWIWDRKTLDRFLANPMKVVPGTTMGYAGVKDRQERADLIAYLELAGKSGVCRKP from the coding sequence GTGCGTGCACAAGCCCTGCTCGGCATCGCGCTTGCCGTCGCCGCCGGCGGCGCGGTCGCGAAAGGTGAACCGATCGGCGATCCGAAAGCCGGCGAAGCGGTTTATGCACGCTGCGCCGCGTGTCATGCGCTCACCTACAACCGGACCGGCCCGAAGCACTGCGGTTTGCTGGGCCGGCGCGCCGGCAGCGTGGCGGGATTCGAATACTCGGCGGCGATGAAGCGCGCAAACTGGATCTGGGACAGAAAAACGCTCGACCGCTTTCTGGCCAATCCGATGAAGGTCGTCCCGGGAACCACGATGGGGTATGCCGGCGTGAAGGACAGGCAGGAGCGCGCCGATCTGATCGCGTATCTCGAGCTGGCAGGCAAGTCCGGCGTGTGCCGCAAACCTTGA
- a CDS encoding RNA polymerase sigma factor produces MQQAMPQVAIGELTDAELAGRIALGDRVALQYLMRRHNQTLYRTARSILKDDAEAEDAVQEAYLLAYRAMDHFRGEAKLSTWLIRIAVNVSIRRARKLNRSAEVIDLVADPDDMQETGRDLGEAEMDERAPEQPERATLRAETRRLIEDKINRLPDAFRTVFVMRAVEELSVAETAVCLDIPEATVRTRYFRAKSLLREALAREIDFCLGETFSFAGDRCDRIVAGVLRQLGPPPGTP; encoded by the coding sequence ATGCAACAGGCCATGCCGCAGGTCGCCATCGGGGAATTGACGGACGCCGAACTGGCGGGGCGCATTGCCTTGGGAGACCGGGTCGCGTTGCAGTACCTGATGCGACGACACAACCAGACGCTCTACCGAACCGCGCGCAGCATCCTGAAAGACGACGCCGAGGCCGAGGATGCCGTGCAGGAGGCCTATTTGCTGGCTTATCGTGCGATGGACCACTTTCGCGGCGAGGCGAAGCTTTCCACCTGGCTGATCCGCATCGCGGTCAATGTGTCGATCCGGCGGGCACGAAAACTCAACCGCAGCGCCGAGGTGATCGACCTGGTGGCCGACCCGGATGACATGCAGGAGACCGGCAGGGACCTGGGGGAGGCGGAGATGGATGAACGTGCGCCCGAACAGCCTGAACGCGCCACCTTGCGGGCGGAGACCCGGCGCCTGATCGAAGACAAGATCAACCGGCTGCCGGATGCCTTTCGCACGGTATTCGTCATGCGTGCCGTCGAGGAATTGTCGGTGGCCGAGACGGCCGTCTGCCTGGATATTCCCGAGGCCACCGTGCGCACGCGCTATTTCCGGGCGAAAAGCCTGCTGCGCGAGGCGCTGGCGCGCGAGATCGACTTCTGCCTGGGCGAGACCTTCTCGTTTGCCGGAGACCGGTGCGACCGCATCGTCGCCGGCGTGTTGCGCCAGCTCGGCCCGCCGCCCGGCACGCCCTGA